Genomic window (Helianthus annuus cultivar XRQ/B chromosome 3, HanXRQr2.0-SUNRISE, whole genome shotgun sequence):
CACATAGGATCGCTAGCCCGCCCTACGCCCGGCTTCAAACTCCCGCCCCTTGGGCACgtccccaacccaagcccccggggtggtggcttgggcgttttcagccaacccacgccccaacccaggccccataccccatagtctaaacccagattcaaaagatttaagttttgaactaaaatgacaaaagtgatcAAACCTTAGGGacattttggcaatttactcatctTTTTTCTTGTTTCTCATTTATTACTTTTATCTCTAAAAAAATGGTGAACATTATACCTAATGAAAAGCATTAAAAATTATTCCtttatttttttttccattttttaaaTGCTAATATTAGTATAATTTTACTTTTAAATTACACTAAATAAatcataatttattttttttaggttgAGGTGTTTTGATTGAATCACCACGAAAAAATGTTCTCGggtcgcaaaaaaaaaaaacgactcACATTCTTGAACGGCTTTATCTAGTGCTCAATCTTCGGTTGTAACCTAGGCACGCCACGTAGTACCCATCAAATACAatatttttaatcttttaaaaGAAGAAGCTAAAGGAACGGCAAAGGGTAAAGAAATTGAAGCACCGAAGGAAATCGTGGTGGCCGTTATTAAGGAACTTGCGGAGccaaagattaaaaaaaattgagGACTTGAGGATTAAAGAAATTGAGGCGGCTATGTCAAAAGATAACGTTTGTGACGGATATTAAACACTTGTGCTACAACTTAACTACAAATCCTTTGGTTTCATTTTGCTAATCCATATATATTGAAAACATGTCGATAACACCAGATATATCAACAACATATGGTATCAAGGTACGACTTGTTTATAAACATCAAAACAAACAGTTCAAATGGAGAGCTGGAAACTTCTGAATTCAAAAATTCTGAAACAAAAACTAAAACATAAAGAAGATCTTGCTTCTAGCTTTCATATATTAGCAAAATATCATTAAAATACAACAAATACAAATGCCTAAGCGTTGCGAATTCATTAAATGGACAATGTCTAGAGACCAAACACATGAAATCAAATGTGAACCAAACACATGAAGACCAAATCGAATTTGGAAGAGATTTCCAGCTTTCCACATTTTGCAATTTATAATCTTCATCTTTCATCCCACAATTACTATTTAAGTTTCAGTCCCAGTCGCACAAGCTAGGATCGTCCATTAATTCTTTTGGCACAAGCTTACCTAACAGCTTAAGCATACTTCTATCTAGTAAACCAGCTGCGATCTGATCTATAAATAACGATAAAGTCGAAGCATCAAGTGAGTAACCTCTATCATCCATTTCCTGTAAAAGCATCTCCACATCATCATAGAGCCTGTTCTTTAGATATCCTTGGAGTAAAACACGGTAAGTAACATTATTTGGTAGGTAGCCACTCTCTTCCATTTTAAGAAACAACAACTTTGCTTCCCCCAATAGACTTGCGCGACAAAAAACACCAATCATCACATTATATGTCCTGACATCAGGTTGCAAGCCTTTATCTATTAATTCATGGAAAAGATTCCTTGCAATGTGAAATTTCCCACATTTTCCTGCCCCATCAATGAGGATAGTGTACACAACAATATCAGAATTAAGCTTGCTATCACCCATTAACTGGAACAAAGAGAGTGCATCTTCTACTAGATGGTTGTTGCAAAGACCGTCTAAAATTATTCGATAAGTGCATTGGTTTGGAACTAGGCCTTGTGCATGCATCTCATTGAAGAGTTTGCATGCATCTACACAACGCCCAACCTGAAACAATCCTTGTATCATGGTGCTGTAAGTAACTACATCGGGTTTTAAACCTTTTCCGGACATTTCACGAAACATTTGCTCAGCCTTCTCAATATTCAGATTCTTGCAATACCCATTCAATAAACTACTGTAAGTAACAACATTGGGAACGAGACCTCTAAGTGTCATTGAATCAAAAATCTCCCTTGCTTTGATCATTTCACCTCGAAGACAGTAACCATCAATAAGTGAACTGTACGTCACTATGTTTGGAACCTCACCTCTCTCAATCATGATGTTGATAACAGCCTCAGCTTCTTCTACTTTACCTTCCTTGCAAAATGCATCAACTAATGCAGTAAAGGTTTTCACATTTGGAGCAATCTTCTCATCCTCCATTTCTTTTAGCATCTTTGAGGCCTCATCCCAACGACCCAAGTTGCAAAGACCACGAATTAAAGAAGTGTAGGTGATGACGTTTGGTAGAATACCTTTGTCAGATACCATTTCTTTTAAGAGCTTCAAAGCATCATCCATCATTTTATCCTTGCAAAGACTATCAATGATGGTGCTATATGTAACAATACTAGGCTTGCAGTTTTTTTGTTCCATTAGCCTGAGCAAAGCAACTGCTGTAACGTTATAATCGAACTTGCAAAGGCCTTTAATCATTGTGCTGTACGTAACAACATTAGGTTCACAAAGTTTTTGTTTGACGAGCTTCTTGAATAACATCTCTGCTTCAAGAATCTTATCTTCAAGGACGAGTCCATCTAAGAGTGCACTATATATAAACTCATTCGGTGCGATAGATCGTCTAAAGCAACAACCTAGGACTGCGAAACCATCTTTGGTGCGATACAACTGGCAACAACACTTGATTGCAATGCTCATAGAAAATTCATTAACAGGGACACCAAGGGAACACATTTGGTTGAAAAGATGAAGAGAAGAGGGAAAATGTTTCATTTTAGTAACAGCATTCAACAACTGAGTGAAGTGAACAACAGATGGAAGAGGGCGTCTCTGTGACATTTCATCGAACAGGTTGAGTGCATCATTCAAGTTGGTAATTTTATGAAACATAGATCGATTTGAGGAAAcattgatgtctgtcgttagtgacatgcaaaaaccgaaataaactagtagctagagtaagtcggatatcgaaccagaggaggttgtggaaagtgtgtaatgCTCAGTTTTAATTAACTACTATAGAAAAAGTAAAACTCAATTGATGATTTGATTGATTATGAGAAATAGCTAAATTAACGAACAAAAATTGTGATTTAAATCAATAGGAGAGagaatggttcctccagatttcaggttttacaGTTAGTTTCCACTATGTGTTTAATCGTAACCTACATAGACATAGGTATTAAACTCGATTaattaattgtgataaccaacgactaagtactccggtcaatacataacgggaggttatcgaatgattatcaattacaatttacaaaccctaaccccatgtcaaatatatcccaattactagaactctcgggaactgaatgcttagaaattaaggtttaaataaccGTAACTGTTTACAatcaataaatcaaatcaatggtgaaaagcatcgaatgcttagatcaccaaatTAGAACGATTGTATCAAACACATAGTTTCacctaacttacaaaaaccctccatctgGAGGAAACCACTAGGAGATTAGCCGCTCATCTCGATCACTTGATCTTCAAAGGCTTGATTAATGGTTGAATAAATCATTATCAATCCAATTATtatattacaaataatattgaaagataataatATTCTCCTTCCCAATGCCTTGTCTTcgaagatgatgatgttgttgACTAAAAGTGATGATGTTGATTCCTCAATCAATGTCTTGGTTTCTTTTGCGGCTGCCAAGGGGTCCCCCAAAAAGAAATCTCGGTCCAAGATATATCTGCTTGTATGGATGATGTCACCTCATGTATTGGCCCAAGATGTGCCGTCCAGTCTAATTCTCCTTCACACATATGCGGCCCAACAACCCTCCAAGTGTTCGACTAATGATGATGTATGTGATTTTTATGAAACCCACAAAACTATGTTATCTTTTCCAAAGTAACACTCGTAAGCTACAGGTTAAAACCATAGCTTACAAATTGAAATCTCTGATCTTTTTCTCCTTGTCATCATAATTCACTCGTAAGCTACGAACAGAAACCATAGCTTACAGTTTGTGATCTCTGTTCCTTTCCTTTCTACGTAACATCTTTCAACAACTTACATATTGGCCCCTTCTAGTTTGTTTCTTCATTCTTCTCACATATTCACTATATTATAACTTTCCATTAATTGCCAAATGACCCTTGAACTTTATTACTCCTTGATTTTTGCATATCTAAGCTCCACACAACTTTCATAAAGTACCGAATTAGTCCCTGAACTTTGCTTTTTCACACTCCTTTCACTCGTGAGCCTTTGTATCACCCGAACAAGCTTCGACATTCATTCTTGAGCTGCAACATCCCATCCAATGCTTGTAACTTCATCTTTAATCACCGTAAATGCATCGAATTACGTGCTTTACTTGCGAATCACCAAAATCTCATAGTTACTTCATTCTAAGCAAATAAACACATCAAACGCACATAAGACATGATATTTAGACACTCTAAAGctcgggtttcaccctctccatcaaACATCGGAATGTAAAGCTAAGTGGAAAGAAGAGAAAGGGGTTTCGGAATGAAGATGGAAGGAGGAGTTGGTGGTAAAATTACCTCGGAATTTGATGAAAGCTATGCGATTCATCATCTTCGGTAGGAGGAAACGGATCAGAAGTAGCCTTCAACCTAGCTATGAAATGTTACAAAGCATGTTCTATTTCCATTTCTACAAAACTCAAAAATTGAGACACACACCcacattcacatctttcattcatcTTATTTTGCATTTTTCACTTTTCTCTTAAACTAGTGGAATTTTCCCGCGCGTTGTGACATA
Coding sequences:
- the LOC110928340 gene encoding pentatricopeptide repeat-containing protein At1g62670, mitochondrial, with protein sequence MLFKKLVKQKLCEPNVVTYSTMIKGLCKFDYNVTAVALLRLMEQKNCKPSIVTYSTIIDSLCKDKMMDDALKLLKEMVSDKGILPNVITYTSLIRGLCNLGRWDEASKMLKEMEDEKIAPNVKTFTALVDAFCKEGKVEEAEAVINIMIERGEVPNIVTYSSLIDGYCLRGEMIKAREIFDSMTLRGLVPNVVTYSSLLNGYCKNLNIEKAEQMFREMSGKGLKPDVVTYSTMIQGLFQVGRCVDACKLFNEMHAQGLVPNQCTYRIILDGLCNNHLVEDALSLFQLMGDSKLNSDIVVYTILIDGAGKCGKFHIARNLFHELIDKGLQPDVRTYNVMIGVFCRASLLGEAKLLFLKMEESGYLPNNVTYRVLLQGYLKNRLYDDVEMLLQEMDDRGYSLDASTLSLFIDQIAAGLLDRSMLKLLGKLVPKELMDDPSLCDWD